The genomic DNA ACAGTCCAGTCATTATGAGATCACCAGTAGCTCTTTGGTTTCACTCCTGTTCCTGTACGTATTGTTAGTTTCAGATGTTCTCAGCTCTGTTGTTCACAACCAGAGGTGGTTTATAGAGTGACTTTCTCATCATGTGATTGGCTCACCTGTTGAGGTGCACCGCAGagaatcatacacacacacagagcagtatGAGCACACGCCGGCGTGCGCTTGGAGCGCCGCAAGAACCCAGCATTACGCGCTCGGAGCACTCAGGCAGATCGGCGCAacagtatggttgtcacaaaatcccacggcacacctggacTTGCCTAAGGTACACCAGTGtgccgtttgggaaccactgatctaaagtgTGTTAAATCAGGGCAAAGTCTGAAATTAAGCATTATTCAAGTGATTTGTTTTCCTGTAAGAAGTTATCGCGCCAAGAAAAACTTGATAAGAAACTGCGAGCTGGGCCTTCTCATCCAATGCCTGTGCCTGACCCTTTGCACACCATACACGTGTGCTTCAGAAAGAATGGTCTGAATTAGGAGTGTTTAATATTAGCTGGTATATGCTGATATTGTCCAAAGCTACATTTCTGATTTCCAACATTAACTGATACCGTTTAATGCACCAATAATATTGCCCATTGCAACTCAGAATAGATCATAAACATAAACTAAGTGAAAAGCTTGTTTTAAAGTGTTCCAGCTGTTAAAACTGCAAATGGATCCaaactttaaaacaaacataacaatAGGGTGTCATACACATGGTTAATAACAGGGTTAATCTACCTTTACAGTAAAAAGCAAATGCTAACTCATAACTTAGAAGTGTCAGAATACTTAAtactttttacactttaaaacatCATTAACAGAAAGTGTCATTAAATCTGCTGCGTGTCAACACTAACTGCTGACACAcactaattaataataataataataataattaatatagtCAGCAGCTACAAACAGCATGCTAGgtagcatgttagcattagccacgGTAGCATACTCACCCGGCACTATCTTTCTCAATGTCTTTATGAAGCAGCTTCATAGTGAGGCGGTAGTATGGTGTAAATAAACAGGAGTAATAGTGTCAAACAGATGAACTCAACCCGGTTTCACACATGTTTATTTCTCTGATAGAGAAATTAAATCATCCTTTAGCTCAGAATGAATCACACGGAGCATGTTGCCACTAGGCGCTGAGAAggctcctatctcctttcctattcacttttccttaaccccgtagatgacgtcacggggttaaggaaaggtgcgTCACGCATAAAACAGTCATAAAACAGGAAAAGGCcgtcacgtttgttttgacaatcagacacacgtacactaggtgacgtaatattgtgaatgtggtgaaggttagtgacgtctgtcgtggtgaaaaaactccACATTTCCTTAAATGAACTAAAacatcatttctaacactttccactgatataatgtcataaatcataaggtttgaatgtaaatcaaaggtaaagaggttaccatggctacgaggaactaaaggtaaactaaaagaacgtcacagtgagaatggttgatcacactcaccttctactcactaatatgaattatgtataaataaaacatcatgtggataaaaatgtctctgatccataTTTCTATAAccacagtgtctgttttatattaattataatctgattatatgtctaacatataataatatatgagttttagattatttatttaaagttgttcaaggcatagtattgcattggtaacttgtCTCCATTTGTTATCCtctatatttatcctttatcctCTATcgatcctttatttattcaatatcctttatatttatcattattgttattattgttgctggtttgtttctatgttttttgTCCCACAAACCAACTACAAagtcaaattgttttaaaactgtacttgtCAAATAAAACTTCTAATTTTAATTACTTGTCGATCATCATGAGTTTCCGTGAGAGCGCgggtgtgtgtgtccctttaaatgttgtcgctgcaAGGAATTGTGAGTCAGCATTacctcgtctcctttggtaaaggatgtatcagtgtttcctaggctaaaggaggttataaaggaagcattgagcctcttttcctgagctaaAAGAGAACTAGGACGTTCTTTATCATGggcgccacttaaacacttccggggatgaaggaacagtggataggaaaggagataggagggaacagtggataggaaaggagactTGTGGGTACTCCGCCAGTTATATTTCCTAGCATGCACTTTGAACACGCACATgattcctttattattattaccattttgtcaatttgttctttccttttcttcttcacttattattattatttttcaattattatcattaatcgTTGATTTcataaatgcatttttcaacTTCATTTTTGTACCATTAATAGCCAACTATTCTTCTTCatcttaattttattattatttatgtggtAAAGGGCAgacaaatcacacacacacgtttattgcatttacattttttaaattatttatcaccaaatgttttattggtttataaaataagtaatatttacaacaatgacatctactcaataatacatattattttctttgatgtttacatACTCCACACTGTTGTGCACAATGATGTCAGGAAGTTTGCTTTGTCCCAAAACCACGAGTATGCAAAGTCCGCGCTTGTGCACTCACCAAGTTTGTTCTCAAAGTTTGTTCCCACGAGTcccacgtttgttttgacgatCAGACGCATTTACACTAAGTGACGTCATAATCCTACGACCGCGTCTCCTTTCCTCAGCTTAAAGAAAATTTGAACGCTCTTTTATGATGGCCATCGCGCAAACACTCCAGGGGTTAAACCGctgtaaaactacacagaagaagaagaagaagaagaagaagaagaagaagaagaagaagaagaagaagaagaagaagaagaagaagaagaagaagagtggaTAGAAAATGAGTTAGGAGGCACCGTCATGTCTAtggtcgcaactctctctctctcttttttttaatctttatttaaatacattaatacagAATTACATTAGTCTAGAGCAGAGCCAGGGGGAgtttcaaataaatacattaaaaatagagAATAACTGAATGGTTTTACAAGCTTTCTTATTTTTGAAATCAAAGATGGTTTTGATGTACTGTTCTGTTTACTTAccaaaagcaataaaataaggTTTAAAGTTACTAAATTTGGCTTTGTAAATATGAAATTTCcctaaaatgatcaacaaacgaACTAtgtatatttctttgttttttacttttgttgtcatagaAACCAAACAGTACATCTTtccacagcaaaaaaaaaaaaaaaatgagggacACGTTTATCAGCATTGTATCGGGATAGATCTTTCCAGAAAGTGGGGGTGTAGGGACATTTCTAGAACAGGTACACCATTGTTTCTGGACATgttccacaaaaacaacagttaacacatacagtatgtcaagCTTAAACCTAAGGAGATATTGTTGAGCAggataatatatatttatgattcTGAAAGAGACATCTCTTACTTAAAGAGGTATTTGTAAGGAAGGTTCCAGATGTTTCCTTGATTCAGACCAATAGGGAACAACATTAGGGGTACTGGTGACCTCTCTTTGGAATAAAGAGTGAATGTTACGATTATTATTCCTTGTTGTGACAGTGAAACATACATCATCAACTAAGGTCAACTTAGGGTCCAAAGCTGCTAAACAGTCTGTTTTTTCAGTCCGTTTTAAGAGAGTTAAAATACCAGATGGGATGGCATTCATAACAAATGTAAACTCTTTTGGGGTGATTGAAACGCCAAAAGTGTGAAGGAATTCAGAGTAATTCAGCAATGTTCCATTATCAGTTAGTAGTACTAGAATTATGTTATTACTGAACcactttataaaataaaaatgtattcctGAACTCAATGAATGATTATTCAAGATGAAGCACCTATGTGGGGAGAAATTATGTTTGTAGATTATTGACCATGCTAAGAGCAATTGTTTGTGGAAATGAGATAAAATTAaggtattttttctattttataatCACACAGAAGTAGATATTCAAGACCACCAACCTTAGAGAAAATATAGTGAGGTATGAAATTCTATGTAGAtgtgggatgttttggaaaatgCTTTatccattatttaaaaaaaaaaaaatcttattaagGATTGTAAAATCAAGAAGGTGTAGACCACAGCGTTCAAAAGTGTtcataataacacattttttcttgtctttccaGATAAAATCAAAAAGTAAATTATTAATGGAATTACAGATCTTTTTGTTGACAAACAAGGGGATAATTGCATATGTAAGACATAATGAACCTTCTGCCTTTGTCAACAATATTGGTCCTTTAAAGGACAAATCTCTGCAGCCATTGATGAAGCTTTTTCTTTGGCTTATCGCTAATCAAATTTAAGTTCACAGAGCATCTCTCCTCCACATTTTTCATGATAGTAATAGATAAGTCATTTTATCTTTGAGTGGTGTGTTGTAAACCTGGGAGGTGTCGCTTTCCTTAAGGGAAAAATATGCTGAAAATAATTCTATTGTTTTAACAACAATTGGCACTTGGCTGGCAtccaactctctctctaaacggctctggaCTCAGCCATTACGTCACGGTTACGTCAACGTTTCCAAATCCAAATGGGAGTTTCCAGCCCATAcgttctttttacagtctatatGATTCAAACTGTGTTGTAACAGCTTATATGGAGATTAATGACAAGGATTTCTACAGAATTATATTTGATAAAAAAGGCATTGGACAAAGTGTGAATGATAATGTTATGTTTAAAATTAATAGTAGTTGTAGAAATACTTTACAATTTTACGCAGTACTACAAAAAATTGGTAAATGATGGCAATTAGGGCAGAAAATATATTTGAATAGACTCATTTTAAAGATGGTTTCGAAACAGCAGTCGATAAACTagtagtttttcttttctttttttaatgaattaaactttttttaactgaaaataatgCGACTTAACAGAAAATGTAGTCACCCACTTCATTGATCCATATGCAGGCACCAACATAAGAATATATAAAGACAATTATGGccagctaaaaaataaataaaaaaaatacaatactttTTAAAAGGCATGTCCAGAGgatacacacagaaaaacaacatctGTACTGTCCATCAGAGCAGGTCAGTGTTGGAACAGCCTTCCAACAGACATAAGAGAATGCACGACTTATAgctcttttaaaaaacaacttaaacatCATCTTCAGGTCAATCAGTCCTGCACTCATTTTAGCTAAAATGTCATTCGTATAGttttatatattgtgttttatattactttatactgtacatttacCTGTGTGACCTGCCATGGGactaaatatgtaaattaaCAGCTTTGCTataatctggcacatttacaatttgtgtACAACTTGTATATGATTGTTCATTGATgtgtgttaaaaataaatattagtcATAGTGTCACATAAGATAGCGCTTTATTCTTCCCAAAGGAAATATAAAATAAGGTGGGAAAGTCTGAAATTTTAAGATGGCATTTTGCTGAGAATGTCTTTAACAGTTTTATTATGATTACTTACTGCTAATGCAACAGTAATACCGTTCCAGCAAATACATCACTAATGAAAACgctttgtgatatttattcatGTGAAAGACTAGATGCTTTCCACCGCTGACAACATATATTTTAGAAATCAGATGATAAATTAGCtaattttaaaaccaataaatCGATTATAAACTATTGTCCTGTACATTATCCCCTGTGTTCACCCAGGAAATGAGAATGTACACAATCTGGCAACAATCGATGGCGTAAGTCTTTTCTTCCCAGCTTGCTCACTTCCGTGGGTGTCGCACTACCGTGTATCAAAAGCAAAGCTGTCTAAACAAAACATTCACCCTTTTAGCAACAAGTTGCAATAATCTAGCTTTATTGAGTCAAATGACCAAACAGCACAGGAAACAACTACCATAGCCGCCATTCTGCCGTTCTGGTTTGAGATAAATCAATGCTGACTGCCATTTGAATCAGCCAATCAAAGAGAAGAATACATACTCCAACCCGCCTCCATTCAACAAACTAACCAATGAAAAGCCAAGGAGGGCCAGGACACTTCCGCTCAGTCTCTTTGAGCTAACCCTTTTTTGTCGATCGATGGCATGGTGCTAGTAGCTCCGGCAGGAACACCGTCTcaagaataataatattaataataataatacacacgtAAATTGAATATTCAACAAAAACTAGAAGACCAATGTGAGTTTTTGCCGTACATTCCCGTCATTTCAGTTACAATATCCAGCATTACGCCTCAGAGTTTGAGGTTTTCTATTCTATCCCAAGGTTAGCGAGCTAGCAGGCTAGCGATAGCTAAAAGCTAAACTAGTTGTGCTAACGGGAACTCGGCGTCAAGTCAACAGTCGGCGCATCTATAACAGAGGATTTAACATCATCACATCTAACAAGTGGAGTAGCATGGCAGAAGCTGACAAGTTAAACATCGACTCCATTATACAACGTCTGCTGGAAGGTAAGAGGCAGTGTTTCGCTCGTTATTCGTTGGCAGAGGTAGCCATTTTAGCTAACACAGGCTAGACAACGATAGCCGCCCGAGTGTGCGCCGATTGTTCTCTCAGCGCAGTGTTTTATCGGTTTGGTTTTTAGCCGTAAACGACCGAAATCACGACATTGCATTTTCCTGAACTCAGTTACAACTTCTGATTGAATTCATCCTTGTGTAGTTCTAACATCATTATGGCACGATTTGGTAGAGCTGGAATATTGTGTCTTTTATTTGCTTCTGTCGTCTTCTAATATTTACACTTAATTGACTTTTACAGTATTCTATCATATCCCACAGTCTTTATTAATAGAAGTAGCTTTTCAAAAGTTACGGTTTAACCTTTAAATCCTGGGTAGACTTTACTTGAGGTGAAAGAGGGATTACATGGGAAACACTTTTCTATTTTTCCAGAAGTGCACTTTTGAGCAATAAAATGAGCTGACTAATGTATTTACAAAATATTATCCACATTTTAGGCAAACACCATTCTAATCGAcgtatttatcttgttttttgaaCGATAATCCCATTCTACAACAGTTCCCACAATGTTGGCagcattaatattttatatccataataaattatttttgaagCATCTAAAGTTCTTTtcacttgttttgtttattttggtgtgATACCACTCACCATGTTGGGTATAACaacttaaaacaaaattaattggTACATAATTGCTTCTCAGAGGAATAATATTACTCacagcatttctttttttgttctctGGTGAAATATAAATTGCAACACATTTTCTGCACACATCACAGCATTATAGCACAAATCAAACACATACACTTCTAAATGAATGCCTCAGACAAAGGAGATATAATTTATTATGGTTCATCACTGATTGTAAAACTACTTTTTCACACTATAATTTATTGTACACTCCTGTATTGAATGTTGCGTGAAATCCTTTTTTAgagattttagatttttctgCCATGCTTTAACACCTAACCATGCAATTTACATGtattcagtgtaaaaaacaatcTCTAAAAATAATCTTTCCTAACATCTCGTTAAACTGAAATTAACACAATGTTTTTACCAGAGGCTcttattttattacactttttctCCCCATCACAGTGAAAGGCTCCCGACCTGGTAAAAATGTTCAGCTGACAGAGAATGAAATCCGTGGACTCTGCCTCAAATCCCGGGAGATCTTCCTCAGCCAACCAATCCTGCTGGAGCTTGAGGCGCCCCTCAAGATTTGTGGTGAGGCTTAGTTTTTCCTCTCTAAAGTCGAGGGAATTCTCAGAGTGATCACACAGTGTTTACAAACACTTGAGAGGTTGGGTTGAACTAATTGGGGGAAAGCTTACACCCACAATATGCTGTACCTTCACATGACACGGTGCCAAATATTTTCCAAATCGGTTTTTGACTTCAAACAGAAAGTCTTAATGTTCttcaaacaaagaaaatgcaaaGCCTGTGACCTTGCCATGCACACGACTGGAACATTGACTTGCAGGTACAGTGCTCTGCTGTTGTGCACTGTATTTTCCTCCAGGGACACACTGGTAAGATCAATAACTGCTGGATGGACCATTCAACATTTGTCCTTTACATTCTACTAATGGAGGTTGTTCTGAAATTATTTGTACCTACTTCTCCAAGTGTACTTTCAGGTATTTATtcctaaaacaaaaaatgaaatcaactgTTGACCAGTAAACAGTGTTCTTATTAATTTGTTAAGCAAATACCAGCTGATAATAATCCTCCCCTTTCTCTCTACAGGTGATGTTCATGGACAGTACTATGATCTTCTGCGGCTGTTTGAATACGGGGGTTTTCCACCAGAGAGCAACTACTTGTTCCTCGGGGACTATGTAGACAGAGGCAAACAGTCCCTGGAAACCATCTGCCTGTTGCTGGCCTACAAGATCAAATACCCAGAAAACTTTTTTCTGCTCAGAGGAAACCACGAGTGCGCCTCCATTAACAGAATATATGGCTTTTATGATGAGTGTAAGtggaacatactgtacattctaGCTGTTGCTTTTATAGGTCAGATAACAGTGATGTGATAGAGCTTTATAAAGCTTTGTCATCATTCACTTTTATTAAGCTcactttttttactttataaGATGTTGatatttaaattaagttaaaaagaGAAAGAATGGGAATGATTATGAGGCAGTGAATTGTTAATtcatttagggttttttttttaactttatataAAGATacaggttttgttttgtgtattgacTTGTTCTGTGGTGCATGTactatattacatttttaatgcattGTGGTCACACACTCAATGATGCTGCACAGTGTTTCTACTTCACTAGACTGACTCAGGTGGTTTTTACATGTTAATTAAATGCCACattctactttttgttttgctttgtgatTTTCTAAACCTAAAAATGTCTTTGTGTGACAAAAAGTATGATAAAAAAGAAACGCTAATTTTCTCAGCTAAGCAACGTACCAGTTGTGTGCCGTACTTTTGTGTTGTGTAAAAGCTGGTGGTAAACTGACTCATTGTAACAAAAGCACACAGTAACCTTTCAGTGCTTCAGACTGTGATTAATCACATGCTTCGTCCCTCTATTCACACAGGCTGATTATGTAAAGTCTGCTTTCATTGTGATGCAATAGGCACAGCTGATTTTATACACCTTAAGATAAGATTGGAACTGaacactttttgtgtttttccccaCAGGCAAAAGGCGATACAACATTAAGTTGTGGAAGACCTTCACTGATTGCTTCAACTGTTTGCCTGTTGCAGCCATTGTAGATGAGAAGATCTTCTGCTGCCATGGAGGTATCCCCCTCAGCTTTGATGTTTCTGTTCACGGAACCTATTCTTTCTCATGGCACACACTTTCAGATGCACATCCAGTTCCTAGTTCTGTTAAGAGACAAACTGCTGGactgtattcttttatttcacCAAAACAATCACTAATTTAAACCTCAACTTATCCAGGATAACACAACGAAAGACTAGCGACA from Gouania willdenowi chromosome 19, fGouWil2.1, whole genome shotgun sequence includes the following:
- the ppp1cab gene encoding protein phosphatase 1, catalytic subunit, alpha isozyme b; the encoded protein is MAEADKLNIDSIIQRLLEVKGSRPGKNVQLTENEIRGLCLKSREIFLSQPILLELEAPLKICGDVHGQYYDLLRLFEYGGFPPESNYLFLGDYVDRGKQSLETICLLLAYKIKYPENFFLLRGNHECASINRIYGFYDECKRRYNIKLWKTFTDCFNCLPVAAIVDEKIFCCHGGLSPDLQSMEQVRRVMRPTDVPDQGLLCDLLWADPDKDVLGWGENDRGVSFTFGADVVTKFLHKHDMDLICRAHQVVEDGYEFFAKRQLVTLFSAPNYCGEFDNAGAMMSVDETLMCSFQILKPADKKLFYSGGGGMGSGRPVTPPRKAKK